CGCGACGCCTGGGAACCGTCCGCGGGCGCCCGCCCGCCCCGGCAGCGCCTCGACGTGCCCGCCGGGGAGCGGCGGGCGATCCGCACGACCCTCACGCCCTGGCGCCGCGGGGAACGGCGAGCGGCGATGGTGACGATCCGCGCGATCGGGCCGATGCGGCTGGCGGGGCGGCAGGCGAGCATCCAGCTGCCGGGGGCGATCACCGTGCTGCCCGAATTCGCCTCGCGCAAACACCTGCCCTCGCGCCTCGCACGCCTGCGCGAGCTCGACGGTCGCACGAGCGTCATGGTGCGCGGCCAGGGCACCGAATTCGACAGCCTGCGCGAGTACGTGCGCGGCGACGACGTGCGCTCGATCGACTGGCGAGCCACCGCCCGACGCGGCGGCGACCCCGGCGGCGCGGGCGCGATGGGCCCCGCGCAGACGCTCATGGTGCGCACCTGGCGACCCGAGCGCGACCGCCGCGTCATCATGGTCGTCGACTCGGGGCGCACCGCCGCGGCCCGCATCGCCAACGAGACGCGCCTCGACACCGCCTTCGAGTCGACCCTGCTACTCGCCGCCCTCGCCGACCGCGCCGGCGATCGCGTCGACGTGGCCGTGTACGACCGACGCGTGCGCGGGCGCGTGCAGGGGGCGCGCGGCGCCGACCTGCTGTCGAAACTCACCGAGACGATGGCGCCCATCGACCCCGAACTGCTCGAGACCGACTGGAGCAGCGTGCCGGCGCTCGTACGCTCGATGACGGCGCAGCGTTCGCTCGTCGTGCTGGCGACCCCACTCGAATCGCCCGGGGCGACCCGATCGCTACTCACGATGCTGCCCCAGCTGACCCGCACCCACCTCGTGCTCGTCGCCGCCGTCACCGACCCCGAGCTCGTGGCGGCCGCGGCCTCGCGCGGAGACCGGCCGGCCGTCTACCGGGCAGCCGCCGCCGAGCGGGCGCTGCTCGACGCCGAACGGGTCGCCGCCGCCGTGAAGCGCCTCGGCGGTGATGTCGTCTCGGCCCCACCGCTCGAGCTGCCGCCCGCCGTCGCCGACCGCTACCTCGCCTACAAGGCCGCCGGCCGCCTGTAACGCCGAAGGGGGGCCAAGCCCTGCGGCTCAGCCCCCCCTCGTGGTCGTCGTGCGCGTTACTTCGCCGCGGTCGGCTCGGGCACCAGGGTGTCCTGCGCCTCGAGGATCGGGTCGAGCTTCGCCGCGACCGCCTCGCCGAGCCAGGCGTCGACGTTCGTCCAGTACTGGATGACCCGCTCGCGCAGTTCGGGGATCGTCACCTTCGAGACGTGGCCCGCGATGTTCGCCACGAGGCGCTCGCGCTGGGCGTCATCCATCACCTGGTTCACGAGGGTGCGGGCCTGACCGAAGTCGTCGTCCTCCGGGTGCAGCGTCGCCGACGCGCGCACGAGCTCCGTGTCGTTCTCCCAGCCACCCTCGTCGCCGTACCGCTCGACGTCGGCGTGCGGGCCGCCGAACGAGTTCGGCGCGTACACCGGCTGCGAGGCGGGCGGGAAGGAGTAGGCCATCGCGCCCTCCTTCGAGTAGTGGCCCACCGGGCTCTTCGGCGCGTTCACCGGCAGCTGGTTGTGGTTAGTGCCCACGCGGTAGCGGTGCGCGTCGGCGTAGCTGAAGATGCGGGCCTGCAGCATCTTGTCGGGGCTCGCCGCGATGCCCGGCACGAAGTTCGACGGAGCGAAGGCGGCCTGCTCGATCTCGGCGAAGAAGTTCTCGGGGTTGCGGGTGAGGGTCAAGCGCCCGACCGGGATCAG
The sequence above is a segment of the Microcella alkaliphila genome. Coding sequences within it:
- a CDS encoding DUF58 domain-containing protein, translated to MAVTGWFVLLVAAGVVPVVLLDESIGAGWALLGWLALCLLLALVDLVLAASPRAARLERSTAERVRLTESADAVLYVTNPTTKRMRGIVRDAWEPSAGARPPRQRLDVPAGERRAIRTTLTPWRRGERRAAMVTIRAIGPMRLAGRQASIQLPGAITVLPEFASRKHLPSRLARLRELDGRTSVMVRGQGTEFDSLREYVRGDDVRSIDWRATARRGGDPGGAGAMGPAQTLMVRTWRPERDRRVIMVVDSGRTAAARIANETRLDTAFESTLLLAALADRAGDRVDVAVYDRRVRGRVQGARGADLLSKLTETMAPIDPELLETDWSSVPALVRSMTAQRSLVVLATPLESPGATRSLLTMLPQLTRTHLVLVAAVTDPELVAAAASRGDRPAVYRAAAAERALLDAERVAAAVKRLGGDVVSAPPLELPPAVADRYLAYKAAGRL